The region ACATAGCATTGTTTCTCTCATCATTGATTGGATAATAAGGTTCATCTCCACGTTTCCAATCAGCTGGGTATTCACGAGTAATAACCGTTTTATCTTGTGTTCCGTACTCAAAATGTTTATGCTCAATAATGCGAGTATAAGGAATTTCTCGTTCTGTATAATTAACAACGGCATTTCCTTGATAATTTTCCTCATCTAGAACTTCATGCTCAAAACGAAGACTACGGTATTCTAACTCACCATGTTTATAATCGAAATATTGGTCAATCATCCCTGTAAAGACAACTTTTTCAGCAGAAGCTTCTAATTCCTGACGATTGGCAAAAAAGTCAACTCCAAGTTCTACTTCTACATCCTTCAGCATATTTTCGATAATGACATTATAGCCACCGATTGGAATCCCTTGGTAACGGTCATTGAAGTAGTTATTATCAAAAGTCAAACGAACTGGTAGACGTTTGATGATAAACGGTGGAAGGTCAGTCGCAGAACGTCCCCATTGCTTTTCAGTATATCCTTTAATCAACTTTTCATAAATATCTGGACCGATCAACTTAATAGCTTGCTCTTCCAAGTTTTTAGGTTCAACGTCCTTCATATGAGCCGTTTGCTCAGCAATCTTATTTTTAACTTCTTGAGGAGTTTTTGTCCCCCACATAGCATAGAAAGTATTCATATTGAAAGGTAGATTATAAAGGCTCCCCTTGTAATTAGCTACAGGCGAGTTGATATAGTTGTTAAATTCAGCAAATTGATTAACATAATCCCAGACTTTCTTGTTAGAAGTATGGAAGATATGAGCACCATATTTATGAACATTGACTCCTTCAACATTCTCACAGTAGATATTTCCACCAATGTGGTCACGTTTATCAATAACTTTTACTTTTTTCCCACGCTTGGTTGCTTCATAAGCAAAAATTGCTCCAGACAAACCAGCGCCAACGATTAGATAATCATACATATTAAATCTCCATTATTAAACAATACAGTTCCTTTTTTTATCACTAAATTTTGATTCTAGAACGCCAAAATTGATAAATCAAAACTATTGTAGCATTTAAAATAATCTATCCACTGTATAGGAAGAATTCTTAAGCAATAATCTGTGAAAAATTATCATTTAATTTAATCCTATCAAAAGTATTTGTTGAAAACAACATAAATATAAAAATATTGAATGAAGGGACAAACCAAAATGCTTCAATCATACAGTTCAAAGCAATTATAGAAAGAATTGCCACATATAAATATTGACCTTTTCTATACTGCTCTTTCGCTGAAATGATATAAATTATAATTAGTAACACTACGGGAACAATACCATATGTAAACAGCATCTGGACGTAAGAGGAATCTACATAGTTATATCCAATTACCGCTTCCGTCTTTCCACCTGAACCAATAAACAAAACATCTCTAGTACCAAATAAATTTAAAGTAAAGGAACTAAATGCATTTCTTCCTAACGCTAACCTACCCGTAATTAATTTATTAATTGAAACCAGAAAAGGTGAACTCCAAGAAAACATATAAGATAAATACATCATTAACGATGAAAAAATCAGTACTGAATATGGGAGTATTGCATAGATGCGAAGTTTCTTTTCTCCAACAACATAAAAATATATATAAATAATCGTTGCTAATAAAATAGACAATGCATTTAAGCGTGCGTCACAATATTTAATAACAAATGCAGCTAGTAAAAGTCCCACAATTGATCTCATCCAAATCAATCTATCTTTTAATAAATAAGAATAAGCTATAAATAAATAGAAACAATGGGAAGCGAAATCGGTAGGATAAATAAATCCAAATGAATTTCGAATCACTCCCCCTCGATTATATTGTAAATTTGGGACTATTCCTAAAAGTGATAATATAAATACAACTATCAATACTATACTAGAGACAAAAATATAATTTTTCAAAATTACTTTCATATCAACATTGACTAAAAAAACTAGTAATGTCGAATAAACAAGAAAATTAAGCCTACCAGTTTGTAAATATACTACAATTCCTGTTAAGAGAAGTAAGATAGATAATACCAGATATTTGTAAGAAATTCTCATTTTATACAAAAATCGAAGTCCTAAAAGCAATACAACTACAAACAGATAATTTGCTTTGACTTGAAAAAAAGTCCTATCCAACATTGTTGTAGATATAGCACTAAAAAATACCACTATCGCTACAACAATGTTAACCAGTAGGTTTTCAATATTTATTTTTTTCATTTTTTGATAAAGAATAATATAGAATAAACTAAAATGATTATTTTAAATCATAGGAATTTTAGCTCATCTACAATCTCCCTTCCTCACTTTCCTAAACTTTTAACACTTTACAATATTACCTAAAAAACTCTCATCTATAAAATTATTTAATTAATTTATAGTGATATTCTTACCATTTTACTTATTAAATAATTGCTCTTTTAACTCTTTTAGACTAACTACTCTAAATAATAAGATTTGCAGAATATAAAGTATTCCCCCTATGACTGCACATATAACAACATTAACCAATGGTGCAAAATGCATACCTGTCTTTAACAATGAAAGAGCAAAATACATAAGGATAGACGCTGAAAGTATTTTAAACATTGAAGCAAAAATTGGCACTTCTCTCAGATATTCTCTTGTAAAATATAATTGAATGAACCATACTAAGGCTTCCGTCAATACCGATACAACTGATGCACCAATATAGCCAAATTTAGGTAGTAAGATCAGATTTAATCCCACACTAATAATTGCTGGAACCGTAGTTGAAGTCATAAATTCTTTATTTTTATTATGAGGTATCAAAATTTGGATTCCCATAATATTCGTCCACCCAATAAAAAACATTCTAAAAATCATAATTGCTATTGCATACCTAGCATCTTGGAAGTCATTGCCCAAGAAAAATTTTACAAAATCATTATTAACAATTAGCATGCCCGCAATAATTGGAAAAATTACCAAATTGTAAATTAAAAAAGATACCTGATGCATTCGATTCACGGCTTCATTATTTCCTTTTGATAAAAGATTTGAAACACGTGGAAGCATGACACTTCCCAGAGAAGTTACCAAAGTAAGTAAAATATTCACCAATTTTAAAGCTTGATCATAAATACCAACATCAGTAGTTGATGCTAAAGCACCGAGCATTGTTCTATCTAAAGTAACATACAAAGATATTGCTATTTGAGGTAAAAACAGTAATATCACCGGTTTAAGATGTTTCTTGGCATAATTGAAATCAAATTGTGGCTTACCTATAAATTCTAGAGCTGGCAGCCACATACTTAATTGTCCCAAAAATTCAAATATAGTTAATAAAAAGACATATAGATATAAATCATTCTGAGACTTTATGAACAAAAATATTGAAATAACACCTATGAGTTTGACAGTGATATTTCTAACAGTTATCTTCCTAAAATCTTCTAGTCCTTGAAAAAGCCAAGTAATATCTAATCCCCTAGATAATAGAGATAATACCAATATATAAGCTACTGGATTTTGCATAAATGAAAATGAAAAGCACAGACCAATATATAGAAATATCGATATACAAGTCGCAGTAAACTGCAAGGTATAAATACCCCAAAAATTACTAGGGATATTATTTCTATGAGCTGAAATCTCTTTTGTCCCATAATTAGCTACTCCTAATGTTGCCAAAAAAATAAAGTAAGCAACAATCGAATTAAAATAGCCAAAAGTTCCTAAATCATTTGAACTGAAAACCCTTGTAACATACGGTGTTGTTATGAAAGGTAGTACAATGGTTAGTAATTGATAAGAGAGATTGTAAGCATAGTTTTTTAAAACCTTCATGACTATCTAACCCATTTTCCCTCTGACTTTTTTATACAATTTTGCAGATACGAGAAACAATATATATTTCAATTTATTTTTCCTTGTAACATTTGAATTCGGAATAACATCTTTGAAATATTGAATGTATTCTTTTCTAATTTTATTAACTTCAGCATACATATCTGAACTAAGCATAGCATGTACAATATGCAGACCATTAAAAACATAGCGAACATTCAAGGCTCTTCTCATATCCCTATCACCTGAATAGTCTCGTTCAACATAACTTCTATTCCATTCCATTGCCTTGTAAAAATCTAAGAGACGATCACTATACTTAGAATTTACAATACTTCCTGGTCTTCGATAGTATTTATAAAGATTTAGATCACTAACAGCAATATTTTCACAGAAAGCAATATGCTCATAAGCAAGAGCTAAATCTTCATACAACATCCCATTAGGATATGGAAACCTTAATAAGATTTCTTTCTTATATAGTTTACCACCTGAATGTGTCCCAACATAATTTCCATAAAACATTTGTTCTAAAGCTGTTCTACGATCTAATTTTCCAGAATATTTCTCTCTGAAATCTCCTAGGAAATCACTATTTTCATAGTTTCTAACTTCAATCACTGGAGTTGCTACAAGATCAACTCTATACTTATCTCTAAGTTCTACTAAATATTCAATGGCTCTATGGTCATAATAATCGTCTGAATCAATGAAAACAATCCAATCTGTTGAAGATTCTTTTACCCCAGTATTGCGGGCATTGGACAATCCCCCATTTTCAATATGCAGAACTTTTATTCTGTCATCTTCTCGAGCATATTGGTCACAAATTTCTCCAGAACTATCCGTCGAACCATCATCTACTAGGATTATTTCAATATTTTTATATGTTTGTTGTCTTAGACTTTCTACACAATAACTCAAACAGTTCTCAACATTGTACACTGGTACAACAATAGAAATCTGATCCATTATGATAATCCTTCCAAAATGATATCAACAATACGCTCACAAGCTTTTCCATCTCCATATGGATTACTTGCTTTACTCATCTTGCTGTACTCTGTTTCATCTTCTAGAAGCAGTTTGAAATTAGTATAAATATTTTCTTCTTCTGTTCCTACTAATTTCAAAGTGCCTGCAGCAATCCCCTCTGGACGTTCTGTTGTATCACGCATTACCAATACTGGTTTACCTAAAGAAGGTGCTTCTTCTTGTACACCACCCGAATCTGTTAAAATCATGTAGCTTTGATTCATAAAATTATGAAAATCAATGACTTCTAGAGGTTCAATGATTTTCATACGTTCATTGTCACCAAACACCTTACTTGCTAACTCACGAACCTTAGGATTCTTATGAATAGGATATACGACTTTAACATCTTCAAATTCATTCAGGATACGATTAACTGCGTTAAACATATTTTCCATGGGTTGGCCAAGATTTTCACGTCTATGGGCTGTTAGCATGATTAGTTTACTGTCCTTAGCCCACTCCAAAATAGGATGGTCATAATGATCTTGAACGGTTATCTTTAAGGCATCGATGACAGTATTTCCAGTAACATAGATATTCTCTCTTCCCTCTTTTAGAAGATTTTCTTTAGCCACTTCTGTCGGAGCAAAATTGAAATCCGAAATAATTGAAGTAGTCTGACGATTGAATTCTTCAGGAAATGGGCTTTGAAGATTATAAGTTCTCAATCCTGCCTCTACATGTCCAACTTTAATTCCCATGTAAAATGCAGCTAAAGCTGTCGCAAAAGTGGTTGTAGTATCCCCATGAACAAGAACAATATCTGGTTTTTCCTGCTCTAAAACTGCTTGAATTTTATCTAAAATACTTGTCGTGATTGTAAATAGTGTTTGATTTGCCTTCATAATTCCCAAATCATAATCAGGAACAACTTTAAAGACATCTAAAACTTGCTCTAACATTTCTTTATGTTGACCAGTTACACACACAAGTGTCTTGATTGAATCATTTTTCTTCAGTTCATTCACTAAGGGACACATTTTTATTGCTTCTGGACGCGTCCCAAAAACTAACATTACTTTTTTCATTTTGAATCTCCCATTAGTTTTTGATAAAATTTACGATAATTCTCTAAAAATAAAGGATAACTAAACTTCTCTTCATAATCTTTTTTAGCTTGATAAGCTAACCTTGTTCTAAGAGTTGAGTCAGTCGCCAGACTCTCAATAGCAGAAGCTAAGGACCTAGCATCTTTAGCAGGAACCAAGATCCCATTTTCTTTTGTAACAACTTCATTAATGCCAGGAATATCTGTCGCAACCATGGTTTTTCCATTCATAAATGCTTCGATAACATTTAGAGCCAAGCCTTCAAATAATGACGAAGACACTAGGAAATCAAAACTATTAATGCATTCCACTATATCCTGTCTATACCCTAAAAAAGATACTTTATCTTCCAGATTTAGTTCTTTAACCTTGTTTTCTAATTCGTCTCTTAGCTCTCCATCCCCAACGATAAATAAACGCAGTTTTTCATCTGAAATCAAAGATATCGCATCAAGCAGATAAGTCAAACCTTTTTGTTCAGATAATCTTGCAATACAGCCTAGCTTGATTCCATCAAACTTCATAATCTCATCAACTTGTCTATTTGACTGTTTCAAGATTACTCCGTTATAAATAACAGTGCTATTTGCAACTCCCACATCATCTTTCAAATTTTGATTAACTGCTTGACCAACTGCAATACTATAGGCATTTTTCAGTGAAAATCTATATAAAGACAACTTATCTTTAAAGACATTATGAGCAGTGTAAACATGGACTAGCTTCGGATTAATCAGTTTTAACAAACGAATATAAAAAGCTGCCATTCGATGATGCGTATGAACCAGAGTAATATCATTTGTCTTAATAATTTGATAAATTTCAAGAAGCAATTTCAACACAGTAAGAGGATTTTTGCTGTCTATATCTTGAATTTTATGATGGATAATTCCTTGGGTCTCTAATTCTGGTTCCCAAAGGCCTCCTGTAGAAGCAACATGGACACTATCAAACTCATCTTTCAAATCAGAACTCAACTGGTACACGATTCTCTCAGCACCACCAATATCCATCGTTCGTGAAATATGTAAAATATTATTTTTTCGTTTTTCGTTTCTCATCTAAAACTCGCTTAATAAAGGTAACATTCCCTACAAAGTATCGTTTAAAGAGACGCTTTGGTTCATTAGCAACTCGGAACAACCACTCCAAGTTTGATTTCTGCATCCAAAGTGGGGCACGCTGAATGTGACCAGACAATACATCAAAACTACCACCTACACCCATAAAAATAGAATTCACTCCATTATCCATAAATTTTTGGATGATGTATTCTTTTTTAGGTGAAGTAATTCCAACAAATACAAAGTCGGGATTCTTTTCACGAATATCTTCCTGAATATCTTGTTCATCTTCCTCAGAAAAATAACCATTGCGATGTCCAACAACTCGTAGATTGGGATACTCTTCTTTAAAATTTTGTAGCATATCTTGCAAAACTTCTTCTTTAGCACCAAAGAAATACACTGAATAAGATTTTTCATCGGCTAATTTTAATAATCTTTGCATTAAATCAATTCCAGCAACTCGTTCTGGAACTTGGTAGCCCAAAAATCGAGAAGCTAGAACTACTGATGCACCATCTGCATTGATGATCTCAGACTCGTTAACTATCTTCTTAATGGCTTCATCTGATTGACATTGGTTAATCTTATCAGCATTTACGCCCATTAAATGAAGAGGACGTTGTTCAATGATAAATTTTTCAACCGCTTGTACTGTTTCATCCATTGTTAAAGGGTCAATCCTGACCCCCATTAAATCAAAACTATTCAAATTAATCTCCCCATGTAGACTCGAAATGACCCTTACGTTCTGCTTCTTCGGGTAACTTCATGTAATCACCATATATTTTTGTTAAATATTCATCTGGATTTGCATGGCAACTTATTTCTAAGTTCTCAAACTCTAGTAATTGTGGTTCACCGAATACTTCTTTTCTAGCAAGTTCACGTTCTCTGTATGAACCTAGTACATTCCCTACTATTGAACTAGTTTCAAAATCATATTGTTTAATTAGATTTTGTAATTTGTTGTTAATAGTGGCTGTTTTTAGAAGTTTATTTAATTTCAAAACTTTTGATATACTCACAATTGCATTTTCAAAACTTCCCCGATCTCTGTCATGTAAACGATCGATTACCGAAATTTTAGAAAGTGCACGATAGAATTTAATTTTGTTTGTTTGAATAAAATAATGAAAACGATCATCTGGATAACCATCCAAAGGGAAAATATCTATGAATGGACTACATAGTTCATCTCCAAATGGAATTTGTAAGGATGTATCCATAATAGAGGTATTACCTAAATTATCATCATGAAGTCTCAAAACAACATGTTCTGGAAGTTCCTTGTTACAAATAGACAAGAATTTTTCATAATCTTTTCGAGGCATTCCTAAATCCATATCATCATCCCAAGGAATAAATCCTTTATGACGAATTGCTCCTAGCAATGTTCCTCCCAAAGCATAATATCTTAAGTTATATTTACTACAAATAGCAATAAAACTTTTCAATAAAGATAATTCTCCTAGTTGAATTTCCCTCACTTTATTCATAAAATCACTTCGCTCCATCTCTCATAAATACAACTTTAACTGTTTTTAGTAGAATTTCAATATCTTTCCAAATTGTCCAATCGTCTATATAAGCGACATCTAATTTAACGACTTCATCAAAATTCTTAATCTCACTTCTACCACTAACTTGCCAAAGTCCAGTGATACCCGGTTTAAAACTCAATCGACGTTTTTGTTCAGGTGTGTATGTCTCATATTCATCAACTGTTGGCGGTCTTGTTCCAACTAGACTCATATCCCCTTTCAAAACATTCCAAAACTGAGGAAGTTCATCCAAGCTAGTTTTACGGATAAAGCGACCAATTTTTGTAATGCGAGGATCATTGTCCATCTTAAACATACCACCCTGCATAGTATTTTGCTCCAGCAATTCTCTCTTTTTATCCTCAGCATCAATACACATTGATCTAAATTTATAAAAAGTAAAATGTCGGCCGTTTTTTCCTATACGAGTCTGGGCAAAAATAGCAGGTCCACCATCTTTTCGAATAGCTGGCACTAGAACTATGCTGACTAAGCCACAAATCATTAAACCAAAAATAGAACCAATAATATCTATGACACGCTTAGCAATGACATGACTATTTTTATAAAATTTCGTCGAAAAAGTAATGACATTTAGACCAGCCATCCCACGGATTTTCTTGTCACGCCCTAGATTATGGTCAAAAGCATTTAGATTAACCGTTACATCAATTCCCATCGTTTCAAAACGAGAAATAAATTCACCAATATCATATTCTTCACTAGGAAGATTGATAAACACTTCGTCCACAACTTCGTGAGTTGCAAAATTCAAAATATCTTCGACTGGTACGACTGTAATAATATCATGTTGGAAATTAGGTTTATCTAATACACTAACAGCCACCAGTTCTCCAAAGAAATCACCAGCATCAAGTAATTTATCCATCACTTTCTCAACTCTAGATGTTGCTGTAATCAAGAATAGTTTTTTACTCCATTTCAAATTAGGAAATATCCGTTTCGAATAATACTTGATACAAATATTGACTAGATACATAAGAATAGAGTGTAAGGTTAAAAAATACACCATGCCTCGTCTAGATATGCTAAAGCGTTCTTCTAAAAAGAAATTAGAAAGACTAATTGCCAACGCAAAGAAAATGATATATTTTGCCAAGCAAACAAATTCAATCAAATTCCCTCGTCTAAAAAAATCTTGACCGTAATCGCTAAAATAAAATACTATGTAGTGGAGAATATATAGGACAATCATTGTTGTTGAAAGAATATCTGTCTCTTTAACAAAACTAAGAGAATACCCCAGTAACACTACTATAAAACTCTGGATTACTGCCAGAGATATTTTTATCCCTTTCTCTTCCATAACTACTTCCTTAGTCTATCCCTTATTTTTTACCGTAAGAACCATACTCACCGTAAGAACCATATTTCTCAGCTGAAGTATTGAATTTATTTAATACAACTCCTAAGAATGGTTTATTCGTTTGTTCCAATTGACCTTTAGCCTTCTGAACATCCTTTCTGTTAGCCTCCCCTGCCGCAGTAACTAAAACAGATGCATCACATTTTTGTGTGATAATAGCTGCGTCGATAACGATACCAATAGGCGCTGTATCTACAATAATATAATCAAAATATTTGCGAAGTGTATCAATCATAGTACTAAAGTTCTCACTTTGCAATAAAGCAGTTGGGTTTGGTGAGATAGACCCAGCTTGAACCACAAATAGATTTTCAACATTGGTATCACATAGACCATTAGATAGATCTGTTGTCCCAGATAAAAATTCTGTCAACCCCGTGATTTTTTCACGCGATTTGAAGACACCTGACATGACAGAATTCCGAATATCAGCATCTACTAACAAGGTCTTATAACCTGCACGCGCGAATGCCCAAGCAATATTTGTAGAAGTCGTTGACTTTCCTTCACCCGGTTTTACAGAGGTGATAGAAATTACTTGTAAATTATTTCCACTCAATTGTATATTCGTACGCAAGGCATTATAGTATTCTTCCGCTTTTTTGGCCAGATCTAATTTTTTCTGTGCTATTTCTAATGTCGGCATATCTCTCTCCTATTTCAATTTATCCAAATTAGGAACAACTCCCAATAATGCGATTTGCATAACATCTTCAATATCCTCTGGACGTTTCACTCGTGTATCAACCAGTTCAACAATAAGAACAGCGATAACCATAAATACTGTTCCTCCAAGTAGTCCAATAATTGTATTTCTACGAATATTTGGAGAAGATGGTGCTATAGCGGGACGAGCTTCTTCAAGTGTTGTGACATCAGAAACGCGTGTGATACTGATAATCTTTTCAGCTGCTACTTCTCTCAATGAGTTAGCAATACGACTAGCTTCCTCAGGGACCCTATCATTAACTGAAATAGAAACGATACGGGTATCGACTGGTACAGTTACCTTGACTTTACTAGCCAAAGCTTTTGGTGACAGATCTAATTTCAAATCAGATGTAACTTTTTCTAAAACATCTTGAGACAAAATAATTTCACGATAGTCTTTAACCAAGTATGATCCAGCTTGCAAGTCTTGGTTTGTCAAACCAGGCTTATCTCCCTGATTACGGTTGACTACATAAATCCGTGTAGTACTAGTGAACTCCGGTTTGACGATAAAAGCACTATAAGCAAAAGCTAAAGCTCCAGCTACAATTGCTACCAATGCAACTAGAATTTTTCTTTTCCAAAGAATTTTAAATAGGTGAAATACATCGATTTCCATAGTATTTTGTTCTTTCATATTTTCTCCTAAATTATTTGATCCATTATAATTTTCCTAGGGTTCTCTACAAATAGCTCTTCCGCCTTGGCTCTACCATACTTTTTAGAAATAATATGATAAGCCTCCTCCATATAGGGGGGTCTACTATCTAAGTTATGCATATCACTTGCAATGACATGAACCAAGTCTCTCTCCAAAAAATATTGGGCTCTCTTTTTCATAAATTTATAGGTTTCACCAAAGAGCTTAGGTTTTAGAACATGAGAACTATTTACTTGCGTATAGCAGCCCATATCAATCAGTTCCCTAACACGTTTTTCATTGTTTTCCAACGCATCATAACGTTCAATATGAGCAATCACCGGGGTAATCCCTAACATCAAAACATTGCTTAACCCTCTATGAATATCGCGATAGGGTGTATTCATACTAAATTCAATCAAAGCATAACGACTATCATTAAGAGTAGGAATACGCTTGTTTTCAAGTTTTTCTAGAACATCTGGAGTATAGTATATCTCTGCTCCGTAAGCAATGACCAAATCATCTGCCACTTCTTTAGCAATCTCACGAACCTTTAAAAAATTCGTCGCTATTTTTTCTTCTGGAGTCTCAAACATCCCTTTTCGACGATGGGAAGTCGAAACAATCATCCTAACCCCTTGATTATATGCTTCTCTTAAAAGGGCTTTACTATCTTCTATAGACTTTGGCCCATCATCTACATCAAAGACAATGTGAGAGTGGATATCAATCATATCATCTTCCCTCCATCACATCTTGTATCGCACTTTTAGCAGCTGCTAGACTACTATCATCGATTTCCATCATATAGAGATTACTATCTGGCATAGCATAAGAAGGAAGTCCCATTTGACCTGTACCTTTGAGGTCTTGAGAGTTGACTTTATAACTACCCCCACTCTCCAATTGAGCATTAACCAAATCCATCATCGTTTCGATCGGCATATTTGTTTGGAGGGAATCTTGCAGGCCTTGAATAATGTCACTATAATTTTTTAAGGCTTCGGTAGAAGTTAATTTCTGAATGATTGCGACAATGACCTTTTGTTGATTACGACCACGGTCACGATCCCCATCAGCTAAAGAGTAACGTTCACGAACAAACCCAAGAGCTTGCTCAGAATCTAAATGAACATTTCCTACTGGGAAATGGAACTTTCCATGACGAGATGTAAACTCCTGATCATTGTGCACATCTACACCGCCTAAAAGGTCAATCAACTTCAGGAACGAAGTAAAGTTCAAGCGAACATAGTAGTTAATATCAACTCCATAAAGATTTTCCAAAGTATGAATAGAGGAGTCTACTCCATAAATACCTGCATGAGTCAATTTATCTTTTTGATTATTCCCTCCGTCTGCAATCGGAACATAGGAATCTCGAGGGGTTGTTGTCAATAGAATTTTTTTAGAATCTAGATTAACAGTCATCAAAATATTGACATCAGATCGAGAAACTGAACTAATTGGACCATAAGTATCAATTCCACTTACATAGACATTGAAGGATTGGTTCTTAGAAACTTTAGGAGCAGCTACTTCTTTTGTGATATTTTTAGTGTAGATTTTCCTAATTTTTGATGCATAATCAGGGTATTCAGATTCTATAATATTTTCAAAAACGCTATTTAATACAATCGCTTTTGCTTCACCTGATACCAAA is a window of Streptococcus mitis DNA encoding:
- a CDS encoding LicD family protein, with product MNKVREIQLGELSLLKSFIAICSKYNLRYYALGGTLLGAIRHKGFIPWDDDMDLGMPRKDYEKFLSICNKELPEHVVLRLHDDNLGNTSIMDTSLQIPFGDELCSPFIDIFPLDGYPDDRFHYFIQTNKIKFYRALSKISVIDRLHDRDRGSFENAIVSISKVLKLNKLLKTATINNKLQNLIKQYDFETSSIVGNVLGSYRERELARKEVFGEPQLLEFENLEISCHANPDEYLTKIYGDYMKLPEEAERKGHFESTWGD
- a CDS encoding sugar transferase — protein: MEEKGIKISLAVIQSFIVVLLGYSLSFVKETDILSTTMIVLYILHYIVFYFSDYGQDFFRRGNLIEFVCLAKYIIFFALAISLSNFFLEERFSISRRGMVYFLTLHSILMYLVNICIKYYSKRIFPNLKWSKKLFLITATSRVEKVMDKLLDAGDFFGELVAVSVLDKPNFQHDIITVVPVEDILNFATHEVVDEVFINLPSEEYDIGEFISRFETMGIDVTVNLNAFDHNLGRDKKIRGMAGLNVITFSTKFYKNSHVIAKRVIDIIGSIFGLMICGLVSIVLVPAIRKDGGPAIFAQTRIGKNGRHFTFYKFRSMCIDAEDKKRELLEQNTMQGGMFKMDNDPRITKIGRFIRKTSLDELPQFWNVLKGDMSLVGTRPPTVDEYETYTPEQKRRLSFKPGITGLWQVSGRSEIKNFDEVVKLDVAYIDDWTIWKDIEILLKTVKVVFMRDGAK
- a CDS encoding tyrosine-protein kinase, whose protein sequence is MPTLEIAQKKLDLAKKAEEYYNALRTNIQLSGNNLQVISITSVKPGEGKSTTSTNIAWAFARAGYKTLLVDADIRNSVMSGVFKSREKITGLTEFLSGTTDLSNGLCDTNVENLFVVQAGSISPNPTALLQSENFSTMIDTLRKYFDYIIVDTAPIGIVIDAAIITQKCDASVLVTAAGEANRKDVQKAKGQLEQTNKPFLGVVLNKFNTSAEKYGSYGEYGSYGKK
- the cpsC gene encoding capsular polysaccharide biosynthesis protein CpsC; translation: MKEQNTMEIDVFHLFKILWKRKILVALVAIVAGALAFAYSAFIVKPEFTSTTRIYVVNRNQGDKPGLTNQDLQAGSYLVKDYREIILSQDVLEKVTSDLKLDLSPKALASKVKVTVPVDTRIVSISVNDRVPEEASRIANSLREVAAEKIISITRVSDVTTLEEARPAIAPSSPNIRRNTIIGLLGGTVFMVIAVLIVELVDTRVKRPEDIEDVMQIALLGVVPNLDKLK
- the cps4B gene encoding capsular polysaccharide biosynthesis protein Cps4B, which codes for MIDIHSHIVFDVDDGPKSIEDSKALLREAYNQGVRMIVSTSHRRKGMFETPEEKIATNFLKVREIAKEVADDLVIAYGAEIYYTPDVLEKLENKRIPTLNDSRYALIEFSMNTPYRDIHRGLSNVLMLGITPVIAHIERYDALENNEKRVRELIDMGCYTQVNSSHVLKPKLFGETYKFMKKRAQYFLERDLVHVIASDMHNLDSRPPYMEEAYHIISKKYGRAKAEELFVENPRKIIMDQII
- a CDS encoding LCP family protein; translated protein: MNKRSKRARSGKVKRSVNIALLTIYVLLGGFLLFLIFRHNILAFRYLNVITAAVVILVALASLLLIIYRKAEKFTIFFLILAILVSSVSFFALQQFVGFTSHINSTSNYSEYSMSVVVLKDSEVHNVTQLDSVTGPTDTDNENIQKLIADIKTSQSKELTVEQSTSYLAAYKSLVSGEAKAIVLNSVFENIIESEYPDYASKIRKIYTKNITKEVAAPKVSKNQSFNVYVSGIDTYGPISSVSRSDVNILMTVNLDSKKILLTTTPRDSYVPIADGGNNQKDKLTHAGIYGVDSSIHTLENLYGVDINYYVRLNFTSFLKLIDLLGGVDVHNDQEFTSRHGKFHFPVGNVHLDSEQALGFVRERYSLADGDRDRGRNQQKVIVAIIQKLTSTEALKNYSDIIQGLQDSLQTNMPIETMMDLVNAQLESGGSYKVNSQDLKGTGQMGLPSYAMPDSNLYMMEIDDSSLAAAKSAIQDVMEGR